Within the Thalassotalea ponticola genome, the region TATGCTTGACAAACGACCATAAAAAAACCCGAGTGGTTACTCGGGTTTTTCGATAGCTGTTTACGCTAGGGACTGTTGAGGATTACTGCATTTCTGGCAACGATTTTTTAGCATGTTCTCTTTGTTGCTAAGTGTTGGTATGGCCTAACCACACTGCTCTCAAAGCACCTCGATTAAATCCGTTTTAATTCGAACAAAGCCTATATCAAAACGTTCTAGATGTTTTTCACGTCAATCGCGTTTTCTTTTAACGCGGCTTTACGCTCACGCTCTTGGCGTTTTTCACAGGGATTGTCACAGTTACACGCCTTATCAATACCGATAGAGCCTAAACCACCACAGCTACCCGCTAATGTTTTCTTTTGCAAAATATAACCGATGGCCATCGCCACGACGATGATCATGAAAAAACCAAATGTTAATAAAAATAAGGTCATAATATAT harbors:
- the nqrM gene encoding (Na+)-NQR maturation NqrM, which encodes MTLFLLTFGFFMIIVVAMAIGYILQKKTLAGSCGGLGSIGIDKACNCDNPCEKRQERERKAALKENAIDVKNI